The stretch of DNA TAGAGTGGGATATCAAAAGCTACGTTTATTGTTTTCATTTTCCTGGCTCCTTATTTTTATTTGGCAAAAATGAGTTAAAAGTACACATTCTGAATGGTCGATTTATTTATATAATTATATTTGAGTTTATTGTACTATCCCAATATCTCCTTCGTATACCTTAAAAAGTAATATGCGTATGGATGGCGTAAGGATGAGTACAACTAGAAACAAAAGAACAATTTATTCAATATAAATTCTTTGTACAGAAGAATATATAATAAACAGTAGGGAAGAAACAATATCTTGAAATTATAATAATGTATTGCTGGGTTCATGAAATAGAGGGGGATGAAGCATACTGGTCAGAATATATTGTTAAGGTTTTGGGACAGAATTGATTACGCTTTATATCGTCTCAAAGAATGATAGTGATTATAATTATCAAAGGATTTAAGGGAGAAGGAATTTTGAAAAACACCAGAGGATTTATCGCAAAAGAACGCCCAGAATTAATAGAAGAGTGGCATCTAATAGAAAACAAAGATAACACTCCATACAATGTAAGGTGTGGCTCTGATAAAATAATTAGATGGCGTTGTAAAGTGTGCGGGTACATATGGGATAGTCAAGCTAAAAATAGAGCGATTAAAAATACGGGCTGCCCAAAATGCAATGAACGCTATAATGTTGGATTCCCTGAACTTGCTATATTTTTTTACTTAAAAAAAATTTTCAAAGACGCAGAATTGAACTTTCCTATTAAAGCGATAGGTAAATACAAATGCGTAGATGTTTATATACCTACTCTTAATCTCATAGTTGAGTATGACGGAGGCCATACCCATAGGCATAAGTTAGAAATCGATAAAGATAAAAGCAAACTCATAATTGAAAGAGGATTTGATCTAATACGAATCAGAGACAATGGTTTATCACCGCTAAATATTGATGGAGTACAAGAGTATTTATACGAGAGAACTTCCAACAAAACAATCGGTGTAATGATTATGCATCTGTTAGAGATAATTGATAATAGTTATGACGGTTTTAATATAGAAATCAATAAACTAAAAACAAAGATCAACCTAGACCTTGATAATATTCCAATTCTTGCTCAAATTCCACCGATAATTGAAAAAGATAATCTCTTAAGGAATTGTCCGGAAATCGAAACAATATGGGATTATAACAAAAATCATCCGCTAAGGCCTGAACACTTTAAACAATATTCTAACCATAAGGCTTGGTTTATCTGTGAGAAAGAGCATTCAACATTAGCTCAAATTGGTAGTAAAGCACAAGGTCATGGTTGTATAGTTTGTACGGGTCAAGTTGCAACAGAAGAGTATAACTTGAAATTATTATTTCCTGACATTTCAAGAGAGTGGAACATGGAGTTAAATGAGAATACAACACCTGATGCTTACTTGCCCTATTCTAATCAAGTAGTCTATTGGACTTGTCCCAAATGTAATTCAAATTACGACAAGATGATAAATGAACGAACAGGTAATGGAGAGGGTTGTCCCTATTGTGCAGGTAAAAGGATAAATGAAACAAATTGTCTTTTTACTACACATCCTTCTCTGGCAAACGAATGGGATTACAATAAAAATGGAGAACTAACTCCAAAGAATGTGACAAAAGGATCGCATAATAAAGTTTGGTGGGTTTGTGAAAGGAATCATAGTTATCTTGCTTATGTATATAGCCGCGTAGACGGACGAGGATGTCCCACTTGCTATGAGCTTTACGGCCGCTATAAGCCTAAAAAAGCAAAAATGGATAAATCATTGGTAGTAAATAAACCTGAAGTAGCTAAACAATGGCATCCAACAAAAAATGAAACTATTAGCCCAGATGAAGTAGGTGCTTACGCAAGAAAAGAATATTGGTGGCTATGTGATAATGGACATGAATTCTTAAAAAGCCCTAATAGCAGACAGAGTAGTAAGTGTCCCTATTGTTAAAACTAAATATGTTAAGGCCCTCTTTGTTGAATACTTTAACTAATAGGATAGTTGAACAAGGAATAACATAAAAAATAGAAATGATTCTCATAAAAGTATGCTGATATCGTTTAAAGTTGAACTATTAATCAACAAAGGAGAACGTTTATGTTATTAAGTGAGTACATGCCTCAAGAGAAAAAAATAGTAGGTCTATTGAAATTTACGAGCTATCCAGAATCCCTAAAAGAGGGGATTATCTACATGAATAACTTTAAATATTTTAGAAGGTAGAAGAACAAAATCAACATAGAGGGAAAGGGGATTCTTTAGAGGCCACACTTTTATTAAATGATATAGAATGGAAGTTGACACCTCATGGTAGTGAAGAACCTCTAATAGTTGCTCAATCTTCTAAAGTTACGCTTGAAAACCCTGAATACTTAGAAAAGCATCTATTCTGTATGACTGCGATTACTACAGATGTTTTAGAGATTGTTGATATAGATGAGGAAAGAGAGTCAGTAAAGGTGAAATTAAAGCTTCCAGACAAGTTTTTGAATGAAGTGAGTAACGAGTTTGGAAGTCATGCTGTTTTAATAAATGCAGGACCCTTTCTAGAAAAAATGGAACAAGTTTCTTATGAGCATGGTCTTCACTTAATAAAAGGACTTGTTGATTATGAAGATTTTAATATCAATTATTCATCAAGAATACATTCATTTAACGAGGGGAATCCAAGCTTGTTTCTTAAAAAAGAGAAGTATTTCGAATATCAAAATGAGTTTAGACTGGTAGTGTTAAACGGCGAAGCTGAAGAAGATGGACATTTTGAGTTAGAAATAGATGGCTTAAATGAGCTGTTAACGGTGGTAAGTATAGATACATTTTTGAACAGTGAGATGGAATTCAACCTTAAGCTACAAAAGGATAATAAAGAAGATTAGTAAAAGAAGAGTTATGGAGTTTTTATTTCTGGAGAGAAAATATTGTTTTTTTATGCTGAAGAGGATTGATAACACTTTTTAACATAGAAATATATACAGCAGCTTATTCAAATAAAGGACACGAGTCTCTTTTCTTCTATAACTAAAGGATACATTTTTTAAATAAAGCAGATAAAAATGGCTTAGTTCCTTGACGAACTGAGCTTTATTTATTACTGAGAAAGATACCTGAAAGGCAGCAATAGCCTTTGTTCATTATCCTCCATATCGAAATACCTTTGGTTCATGCGTTAGAGGTAAAATCAGTTGATACAAAAGGTTTATTTTTTTTACAAAAAGAAGGGTTCCATGGGTTCCAGTTTTTTAAACAAATACGAACGTTACTAATGCACCAGTTGGCCACCATGAAAGAGGGCGGTTCTTCTGATTACCGAGGGACAACATATTATTAATGTGATACATATTAAGCTTTTCAGAATAATAGTCAAAGCCACTGGTGATCTAAAGAAGTTCAACTCAATTCCAATCTCTGCATGATTTCATTTCAATGAGCATCAAGCTAAAACAATCCTAAAATACATTATGAATAGAAGAAAGAATTAAAAGAGACTCTACGAAAATGGACAAGAAATTAATATTGTACTCTTGTATAAGATTAATCATTAAAATTAATTGATAATTTAGGGATTGATAATTTTGGTATTTATATATATAATTAGTACGTTAGTCACTGAGGAGTGCGGGGTGCGGGTTTTGAGCCGGCCTGACAGGAGTATCCTATGAAAAGTTACCTACTCAAAGTAATAGTAGCAATACTATTACTGGCTCAGGTTTCTCCACCTGAGACGAAAGCCCAAGACGTGCAAGTGGTCGCGGTGCTGGCGAGAGAGGAGGACATTGAGCCCCCTTAAAAGGGCTTTTTGTATTTTATGTTCAGTTAGAGTTATTTTACCCATGCTGCTTTATGACTAAATCAGTATATAACTTTATTTCAATAAGTCATTAATCGTTTAATACAAATGTTGGGAAATCAGTATACATTTTTATTATAAAGAAATTTAAAAATAATGATAAAAATCAAGGTTTAAACGACTTTTAGTATACAACTTTATTTCGATTGGTGTAACTTTGTAATAAAGTTTGTTAAAAAACCTCTTCGGGTATTATATCCGTAAGAGGTTATTTTTAATTTTCAGACAAATTTTAAGGTGGAATAGATATGGTACCAAAATATAATCCCAATAATCCGAGCTTGCTAGAATCAATTGTATGTTTTACTGATATTTTAGGATTTTCAAATTTAATAATGCAGGCACCTAATCAACAACATGGAAACCGGTTACTCAAAAATCTCCATACGATTCTTAAAAGTCAATATGCACAGATGAAAGTCATGAACCCCTATGGTCAATTTAAAACGTTTACAGATAACGTCATATTAGCATATCCAAGATTTGAAGATGGTGAGGGACAATCCGGCAGTCTATTTATGTCTTTTATTGACTATCAATTAAATATGACGTTGAATGGCTATTTTTTACGTGGTGGAGTGGCAATTGGAGATTACTATGGCGATGATGATTTTGCATATGGTCCAGCTTTAATTGAAGCACATAAGCTAGAGTGTAAAAAAGCAGATTATCCTCGAATCATATTAAGCGAAGAAATGATTAAAATCGTATCCGAGCATGTGGATTTTTATGGACCATTAACTTTTGCTCCACAGTATTCACATCTAATTAAAGATATTGACGATACATGCTTTATCAATTATTTACATGGTCTTCAAGAAGAATATGAAATTACCAATGACTTTAATTTATATATTAGCAAGTTAAACCAGCATAAAGATATTATAGTGGCACAATTAAACAAATTTAGAGCTGATCAAAAACTTTTATCTAAATATGAGTGGGTAGCACAATATCATAATTATTATTGTGATGAGTATTTTAACTCTGTAGGAATTCAACAACATAGTTTAAAAATTCAGGGTATCCCTTCACGTAAGTTTGAAAGAATTGTTGTTAATGATTTAATAAATATTTGACTTAAAGGGGTGAAAAAAATGTCCAAACGCAAGCGATCACCATCTATTGAGAGGAAGCTAAAAGAAGGTAGTGGCCAAGGGATTGGTATTGGGTATAAGCCATGGTTAGTAATTCAAGATGTATCGTCTTTAGGTCGATCACCACGATTGAAGGGCATTAAAGTTCCTCGTCAATATGAATTCCTTTCTGACCTTGAACGAAATTACTTTTATATGTTGGAGTATTTCGATTTGGTGATTGATATACGCGAGCAGTTTCCTTTGAAGCTTTAAGGAAATATTTTAATAAAAGAAATTGTTTATAAAAAAGACTTAGATATTAATGATGCTATGACGATAGGTTTATTTAACGAAAGAGTGAATACTTTCTTTAAGTAAATTGGATTTCGAATTATCGGCAGTCTTGTTTTGACTAGTACTACTAAAAATAATCAAACTTTTTTATAAAAAGGAAATTGCAATTTAAAAAGAAGAATCCATTTTGATCAATCTTTTTTCAATATGGATTCTTTTTCTTTGCCACCAAATGCGGGTTTACAAGATGATTTTTATCAAACTTTATTACAAAGCAACACGAACAAGAGTAAGTTCACAATAAATCTACGCAAGTAGACCCGGTCCATTTTTTATTGGATCGGGTCTTTTTTGTGTTGTTAGATTCAGTGGGAATTTTTAATAAAGTTTGATTACTACATGAAGGAGTTAGGGGTAAAAATACTAGGAGCATTATTGGTGTTACTA from Paenisporosarcina sp. FSL H8-0542 encodes:
- a CDS encoding zinc-ribbon domain-containing protein, with translation MIVIIIIKGFKGEGILKNTRGFIAKERPELIEEWHLIENKDNTPYNVRCGSDKIIRWRCKVCGYIWDSQAKNRAIKNTGCPKCNERYNVGFPELAIFFYLKKIFKDAELNFPIKAIGKYKCVDVYIPTLNLIVEYDGGHTHRHKLEIDKDKSKLIIERGFDLIRIRDNGLSPLNIDGVQEYLYERTSNKTIGVMIMHLLEIIDNSYDGFNIEINKLKTKINLDLDNIPILAQIPPIIEKDNLLRNCPEIETIWDYNKNHPLRPEHFKQYSNHKAWFICEKEHSTLAQIGSKAQGHGCIVCTGQVATEEYNLKLLFPDISREWNMELNENTTPDAYLPYSNQVVYWTCPKCNSNYDKMINERTGNGEGCPYCAGKRINETNCLFTTHPSLANEWDYNKNGELTPKNVTKGSHNKVWWVCERNHSYLAYVYSRVDGRGCPTCYELYGRYKPKKAKMDKSLVVNKPEVAKQWHPTKNETISPDEVGAYARKEYWWLCDNGHEFLKSPNSRQSSKCPYC